The following coding sequences are from one SAR202 cluster bacterium window:
- the sppA gene encoding signal peptide peptidase SppA — protein MGLFTRSGVAVVEFFGPIGSGGQVAEMARLLDDVGKKPHYQALVLDIDSPGGAVGGAEVLHARITKIAEAKPVVAFVRSMGASGGYYLACAASKIITLPSSLVGSIGVIYLRPAMQELLEKLGVNLTVYKGGRYKDMTGFWRGPTPEEDDKFRSLIAEIHDNFIDVVAKGRKMPPERVRELATGEIFTGRRARDLGLVDEIGDFDRALEIAGRMGDVQPRPLYIRPKRGLLERMAGRFGRGMAAGVAAELEARMGGGFYYKLP, from the coding sequence ATGGGTCTATTCACCCGCAGCGGCGTCGCCGTCGTCGAATTTTTTGGCCCCATCGGCAGCGGCGGCCAGGTAGCGGAGATGGCCCGTCTGCTGGACGACGTCGGTAAGAAACCCCACTATCAGGCCCTAGTCCTTGATATAGACTCCCCGGGTGGCGCTGTCGGCGGCGCCGAGGTGCTTCATGCCCGCATCACCAAAATCGCCGAGGCCAAGCCCGTCGTAGCCTTCGTGCGCAGCATGGGCGCTTCCGGCGGCTACTACCTGGCCTGCGCCGCCTCGAAAATCATCACCCTGCCCTCATCGCTGGTCGGCTCCATCGGCGTCATCTATCTGCGGCCCGCCATGCAAGAACTATTGGAAAAACTAGGCGTCAACCTGACAGTCTACAAGGGCGGGCGCTATAAGGACATGACCGGCTTCTGGCGCGGCCCCACTCCCGAAGAGGACGACAAGTTCAGGTCCCTTATCGCCGAAATCCACGACAACTTCATCGACGTTGTCGCCAAGGGCCGCAAGATGCCGCCGGAACGCGTCCGCGAACTCGCTACTGGCGAAATCTTCACCGGCCGCCGCGCCAGAGACCTGGGCCTGGTGGACGAAATCGGTGACTTCGATCGCGCGTTGGAGATAGCGGGAAGAATGGGAGACGTCCAACCCCGGCCTCTCTACATCCGTCCCAAACGCGGCCTCCTGGAGCGCATGGCTGGCCGCTTTGGACGTGGCATGGCCGCGGGCGTTGCTGCCGAGTTGGAAGCCAGGATGGGCGGGGGGTTCTACTACAAACTGCCATAA
- a CDS encoding PspC domain-containing protein, which yields MAAPRRLHKSSTQKMLFGVLGGLAEYLGSDPTLVRVIFVLVMILTGFMPAVLVYLLAAILVPQD from the coding sequence ATGGCGGCGCCCAGAAGGCTTCACAAAAGCAGCACCCAAAAAATGCTCTTCGGCGTCCTCGGCGGTCTGGCGGAGTATCTGGGGTCTGATCCTACCCTGGTCCGAGTAATTTTCGTGCTGGTCATGATATTGACCGGCTTCATGCCCGCGGTCCTGGTCTACCTCCTGGCGGCTATCCTAGTTCCCCAAGATTAG
- a CDS encoding nicotinamidase translates to MNITNRDAIIIVDVQNDFCPGGSLPVPKGDIVAEALTRLARVFRDRDAFVFATQDWHPPGHSSFKESGGPWPAHCVQGTRGAQFHSSLHLLVNTIVVQKGSNPKVDAYSGFLDSDLERQLRDNGVERVFVGGLATDYCVLNTVLDALKKGFKTCVLIDAIAAVNVNPGDGQRAIEKMLAAGAKLQNTKGLLPAGA, encoded by the coding sequence ATGAATATCACCAACCGCGACGCCATCATCATCGTCGACGTGCAGAACGACTTCTGCCCCGGCGGCTCCCTGCCCGTTCCCAAAGGTGACATCGTCGCCGAGGCGTTGACGCGACTGGCCCGCGTGTTTCGTGACCGCGACGCCTTTGTCTTCGCCACCCAGGACTGGCATCCGCCCGGCCACTCGTCCTTTAAGGAGTCCGGCGGTCCCTGGCCCGCTCACTGCGTCCAGGGCACTCGCGGCGCTCAGTTTCACTCCAGCCTCCACCTGCTGGTCAACACCATCGTTGTACAAAAGGGCAGCAACCCCAAAGTCGACGCCTACTCAGGCTTCCTGGACTCGGACCTGGAGCGGCAGCTACGAGACAACGGTGTCGAGCGCGTCTTCGTCGGCGGTCTCGCTACCGACTACTGCGTCCTCAACACCGTCCTCGACGCCCTCAAAAAAGGCTTCAAGACCTGCGTGTTAATTGACGCTATCGCCGCCGTTAACGTCAACCCCGGCGACGGCCAGCGTGCGATTGAAAAAATGCTAGCTGCTGGCGCTAAACTGCAAAACACCAAAGGCCTCCTGCCCGCTGGCGCCTAG
- a CDS encoding putative toxin-antitoxin system toxin component, PIN family, giving the protein MRSGAAEDRLRAVLDSNVPVSAFAFPGGTPNLILQGVVAGKILAVASPFVLAEVEGVLRNKLRVSEEIIHTSLNFLQDRCLLVDPPGMVAIPDLSPADNRILDCAIATEADYLVTGDKGIQRLREFRGIRIVSPGEFLDVMLRNRGER; this is encoded by the coding sequence ATGCGCAGCGGCGCAGCCGAGGATAGGCTCCGCGCGGTTTTAGACAGCAATGTTCCAGTCTCAGCATTCGCTTTTCCTGGCGGCACGCCGAACCTGATACTCCAAGGGGTTGTCGCAGGAAAAATTCTCGCGGTGGCTTCGCCATTTGTCCTGGCAGAGGTGGAGGGCGTGCTCAGGAATAAACTCCGGGTCTCCGAAGAGATTATCCACACCTCGCTGAACTTCCTCCAAGACCGCTGCCTGCTCGTTGATCCGCCTGGAATGGTGGCCATTCCAGACCTTTCGCCAGCAGACAATCGGATCCTTGATTGCGCTATTGCGACAGAAGCCGACTACCTCGTGACCGGCGATAAAGGTATCCAGCGTCTTAGAGAATTTCGTGGAATTCGCATTGTAAGCCCAGGCGAATTCCTAGATGTTATGCTTCGTAATAGGGGCGAGCGCTGA